Below is a genomic region from Helianthus annuus cultivar XRQ/B chromosome 2, HanXRQr2.0-SUNRISE, whole genome shotgun sequence.
CATAATCAAGATTGTGAGCAAGAGAAAAAAGTGGGTAGGGTTTTTCAAAGTGTCATAACTCATGACAGACCAAGAGACGGACTTTTTTAGTCGCTCTAGATTAAAAAAAGGATTGTTGGGTAAGATCATGCGTAGTGTGGGGTTTTTGAGCGTTTCCTTCCTAAAAAACGTCTCATAATGCCCAACTCCCACCCCtgggcgttttttttttcaacaaaatttgATTTGGCGTTGTTTTTTTTACGCCCAAGCTCCTTGTGTATTGATCAATCACCATTTTTTGTTCAATAACATTTTTTggtagtttttttatttaattatattaaaccccttttaacataatgccccacatccccactacattCATTTTAGAAAATGCCCCATTAAGCCCAATTGCTGACTGAGCTACCACATGACGCAAAACGTCCAAAGGTAGGGacattaccactacacatggtctaaggggGAGATGCATCATAGAGACATAGAGGTTGGAGGCTAATAAGTTTGAGTCACATTTTCGTTTAATAGAACGAAAGTAAAAATTAGAAGTATTATTAGTCTcaatgttaataataataattattattattatcagtcAGGTCAATTTATCATAGCTTCATTTACAAAATTCCATTTTCTCTATCATTATACATTTTTAGTAAAAACAGAATAAAATATTACTTATATCAACCTTGTGGGTATTTTAAAAATGAAAAGACCACATTTTCAAAGTTCTCCAACGGTAAGATCTATTAGATGTATACTATATAATAATAGTTTAAAGTCtagaataaaatataaaaaaaaagtcTTATTTATTACTTCCATACTTCATTACTTTGTGTAAACTAATAGTTTAAAGTCcagaataaaataaaaaaagtattATTTATTACTTCCATACTTCATTACTTTGTGTAAAACAAAGCAAAGTAAGACTTTAAAACTTAAAAGTGACATCTCACCTTTCTTTACTAACCCATACATACATTTTCTTTTATCTTCTCACAGTGCAGAGGGTATAAACAGTCTCATCCCTAAGAGGACGGACTGTCACGTCACCGCTACGTAAGCGAGGCTAGAAGGGGATGGACTTAGAGGGGTgagggatgaacccctttatttatatatatgtatgtatgtatgtatgtatgtatgtatgtatgtatgtatgtatgtatgtatgtatgtatgtatgtatgtatgtatgtatgtatgtatgtatgtatgtatgtatgtatgtatgtatgtatgtatgtatgtatgtatgtatgtatgtatgtatgtatgtatgtatgtatgtataggtatatgtgagagaaggaaGCACGGCGAGTCCAGCTTGTGGGAGACGGATGGGACGAGCTGACCCTATGGGGGCGGTGTGGAAAACCGGCGCCGAGCCAGGTCGGGCCGGGCCTAAGCGGGCCCCCATACCCTTCTCACTCATTTAGTCATTTTCTTGACCAACCCATACATTCATTCCCTCTTTCTTACCACTTTACATATCTTCTCACCCATTcagggcatgtttgggtaagctttttgaaacaacttattgatttattggctttttaaaaagtcataagctctaaaCTGATGTTTGGCAAAGAGAGTGTATGTGAgggggaaaagccaataagtcaataagtcacatAATCCTGACTTTTCGaagaagccaataagtcaataagttgtttcaataagcttacccaaacatgccctcAGAAGCTTCAAGACACTCCAACATCTAAAAATGTCACCGGAAAAAGAAACCCTAGAAATCTCCCCaccctcaccaccaccacccccaccagaAATGGACCAAGAAACACCACTTTCACTACCACTCATCTTAACAAGCAAAGAAACCATCTTTTCACCACCACACCCACCACCACAACAGTTAACAGAAACCCCAGAAAAACCCACAAACCACATCCCACAATCCATGGTTTCTTTCAAAGAAGAAAGCAACATGATCAAAGATCTTTCACATCTGGAAACACTCTCACTCAATGAGCTCAAACTCATGGTCCAAGAAGCAATAGCCAATAAAGACTCAACCTTTACACCTAACCCAGATCAACCCACTTCAGAAATCTCAATTTGGGGGATACCCCTGTTCAAAGACGAAAGAACTGATGTGATCTTGCTTAAGTTCTTGCGTGCTAGAGAGTTCAAAGTCAAAGATTCTTTCATAATGCTAAAGAACACATTCTTGTGGAGAAAAGCCTTTAGCATTGATGATTTAGTGGATGAAAACTTCAACAATGATCTTGAAAAAGTTGTGTTTAATCATGGGTTTGATAAAGAGGGACACCCTGTTTGTTATAATGTGTATGGTGAGTTTCAAGATAAGGAGCTTTATAATAAGACATTAACTGATGAGGAAAAGAGGACTAGTTTTTTGAAGTGGAGGGTTCAGTTTCTTGAAAGGAGTATAAGGAAGTTGGATTTTAGGCCTGGTGGGGTTAATACTATTTTTCAGGTGAGTGATTTGAAGAATTCGCCTGGGCCCGGGAAGCGCGAGCTTCGGTTGGCTACCAAGCAGGCTTTGCAGGTGTTGCAGGATAATTATCCTGAGTTTGTAGCAAAGCAGGTgagtttatgtgttttttggATGTTAGTTAGTTGGTTATTGATCTATGATATGCTTGGTTAAGGTAGAATGTTGAAAAGTttgaatcttgaaacataaagATTATTGATCGACGGTTTTAGAACTTATTTGCTGTTTGAGTGGTAACTTGAATCCTAAGTTGACAAAAAAGATATGGGCTTTTAATCGGTTATTGATCTATGTTTGTTGAAAATAAATTATAGACGATATTCGAATCTTGAAAGATAGGGAGAGCTTCATGCTCATTTAGAAGTTAGAGAATTTAAATATTTCTTGGTGTATAAAGTAATTAGAAGGCATTACTTTGATCAATGAtcttaaagatttttttttttttttttttgataacatgaatcttaagttgataAGAATTTGGGCTTTTAGTTGGTTATTGATATATGTGTGGGCCATTGGGGGgcaaagtgaaagtgcactaattttaacgttattttactaatttcgtgaaaataacgttaaaagctgaggacggttaatcatgcatcaagtggtggcgttgatagctgaaagacaaaagggtacatgcactaatcggtctttgtcccgattgctgagtgttatgtgccttatgtccaaggcttgatgcaaaactactatcgggccgggggtctcactggaagcagcctctctattcctacggggtagaggtaaggctgtctacatcttaccctcctcagagcctacctttgctttgctattggtgggatttactgagtatgatgatgatgacgatgatgatgagtTGGTTATTGATATATGGTATGCTTGTTTAACAtacaaaatagaaaaaaaaactcAAATCTTGAAGCATAGAGAATGCAATGCTCTAGGTTTTAAAAAGCGTGCCTCAGGGCCTTGAGGCAGCGATTCATGTACATGTGGGTCATGATCAGTCAAATTTAGGTTCTAGAGGAGGGTGATATGTAGAATTGACTAAATGAAGAGATAATGAATGGTTTACTTGTTGTAAAGGGTGATATGTAAAAGAGATAAGGGATATGCAACTTTTGATTGTATATAGAGGCGGTAGAGCAACGCCTTGCGTACATGAAGCTTTCGCCTAGCGATCAGCTTTCGGGATCTAAACGCCTCACACCTTTTGAAACCATGTTCATACCCATTAAGTTGCAGGATCTTCATCCTGCACTATACAATTAGAAGTTCAAAATTTAATCAATATTTTCAAATATAAATCGTTTTTTTATCAGTCACATGAATCCTAAGTTGACCAGAAATTATATGTTCAATATATGCCTTTCGTATTCGAAATGATTTTAGAATATTGAACCAACTCCACTTACGAACTGAAAATGACATCTTTATCAATGTTTTGACCTTAATTTAGTGGACCTATTATGGTCAAATGTGCAGTATTTGACATTAAGTTGATGcataattattttttttgaacggccaacagaatcaatcccgagcactctcggggcacccactggaccaaacggagtactccgagagtaacccgagtccaccaccaattccggggaaaacccggtaacccacccgcctgtaagcacgacggtgaaattaccggtaaaacccgtttggctcaaggatcgaacccaggtttccctgggtctcctataaTTGCtcaccaatgcctcactctgcaccaagtgggagttgaaCTTATTATTAACTAAGTTCTGTTGATTGTTAGCATATAATATACTCTAATTCTTTTGTGTGATTCTCTTTGAAGGTTTTCATTAACGTTCCATGGTGGTATTTAGCTTTTTATTCGATGATGAGTCCGTTCATGACTCAAAGGACTAAGAGCAAGTTTGTGTTTGCCAGCCCAGCAAAAACCGCCGAAACCCTTTTCAAGTATGTTCATTCTTTTAATTTCATTCTTTACTGCCGCTTTCGATTTTGACTTTCGAGTTTACAATTTGGTAAATTTGTTGACTTTTTTTCCTCATAGATATGTGGGTCCAGAGCATGTTCCGATTCAGTACGGCGGGCTGAGTGTAGATTATTGTGATTGCAATCCAGAGTTTACGATTGATGATCCAGCTGCGGTTGTTACTGTTAAACCGGCAACCAAACAAACTGTGGAGATTATCGTAAATGAGGTAAATGTGGAAACAAACATTTTGTAATCTTGTATTACACCACCTCCTTCATGTGTTTTGTGAATTAGCTAAAGGACGTCACGTGTGAATATCGGTCCGTTATGACCCAAAACGAACCCAAAGCCTAATATTTGGTTGTTTGTAAACGGACAGTCGAATACCTATTGATTTTGGTCATTGGCGAAGCCACGCCCCCCCAATTTTTCCGaaactgggggggggggggggctcggGGGTAGCCTAAGCTGCGCCCCTGGTTTTGGTTTAAGGTTTTTGCGGTTAATGCGGTTATGGAACGGTTTTTTCGGTTAATCAGTTTTGAACAAATTTTTATTGGGCTTGGGGCCAGAGGTGTATAAAccgatttttttttcaaaacgaACCGGTATTTTTAACCGAACTGGTTTCTTTGTTGTTGTGggaaaaccggttttttttttttttttttttttttttaaaccggttCGGTTTTAAATCGGTTTCTAGGGTTCAAACCGATTTCGGTTTATAAACCGGTTTTAGACAAAAAACTGATTTAAACCGTTTTTTTAACAACCGGTTCGGTTTTAAAACCGGTTTCAAAGATCGAGAATACGAACCTGTTACAAACCGCTGGGTCGAATCGGTTGAAATTCGTTTAAAAAAAAACGGTTTTGATCCTAAAACCAGTTTTTTTTAGATGTCTACTTGGGGCCAATGGTGTGatgaaattaataaaaaaaagagttaattgcccggatggtccctgtggtttcacgttttttcataTTTAGTCCCCACATTtcggaaatagcaggtatgctccctatggtttgtcattttgttactcggatagtcccctgacatttactccggggactatccgagtaacaaaatgcaaaccatagggagcatacctgctatttctgaactaactgacatctactcaggggactatctgagtaacaaaataacaaaccatagggagcatacttgctattttcaaaaggtggggactaaacgtgaaaccatagggaccatacgggcaattaactctaaaaaaataCCGCAATAAAAATACAACAATATTTTACAAGCAAAATAATGGTCTAATATAACATATTAGCCTAATTCTTTTTTACATAAACTCAAAATAGGACGGTTCGGTTAAATCGTTCAGGTTTTCCCCATGAAACCGAACATTttggttagaaaaaaaaacaaaactgaaCCATTGGTTAATTAAACAGGTCAGTTATTTCTGTTAAGAGTAAAGttcacggatggtccctgtgacTAACTAAAATTTTGGattggtccctagcttttcaaaagtacacaaatggtccttgtggtttgcattttgtaacgcatttagtccccggCTAAAAATCTAAAGGTTTTAAAAGGGTctaagttagggactaaatgtgttacaaagtgcaaaccacaaggaccatccatgtaattttggcaaaagttgaggactaaatgcgtaacaaagtgcaaaccacatggaccaaatCCAAATTTTTGGTCAACCACAAGGACCATGCGTGTACATAACTTTCCTCATCATGGAATGTGTTGTAAATATCGTTGAAACGCATTGTTATTTATCATAAGTTGTCGATTTTATTACAGAAATGCACGATCGTGTGGGAGCTAAGAGTAGTGGGGTGGGAAGTGAGCTACAGTGCGGAATATGTGCCGAATGATGAAACTAATTACACCATTAACATACAAAAACCGAAAAAGATGACAGCAATCGATGAACCGGTTATAAGCCAGAGTTTTAAGATCAAGGAGCTCGGTAAAATACTTCTCACCATCGACAACCCTACTTCAAAGAAGAAAACACTACTTTACCGGTTCAAAGTTGATCCTCTTTTGGAATGAAGAACATCTACAGTTACTGAAACTTCAGACGTATGATGGGTTCGTGTTTGTTTATGTTAGCTAGATGTCGCATAGCGGAtcttttgttaaatttttttCGACCGGTTTTTTGTTGTTGTGCTATACTACTTTTATCAGGCTGCTTTCTTTTTTAAGGTGGCTTGATGTGTATGTTAATTGGTTGTTGACTTTGGTATGAATTTGATGTTTAGAGTGTTTGTAATTGTGCCTATTGATATGAATTTGGTTTGGTATGCAGCAATGTTATAATTGTTGTAATGAGCAGGAGAAAACCATTGTTATTTCATAAATTTTGTAGAAAACATCAAgtcttccaaaaaaaaaattgaaaaaagaaaTATCCTAAACTTTCTAAGAAAAGGTGAGGTGTGCTTGGTTCATGTATCATCATATTAGTAACTATTAATATTAACTAGGAATAAGACCCGCGCGCGTTGTCGCGCGGGTACGTCGCAAACATCGAAAgtattagtccaaacgttatgtaATGCGTTAATCATATGAAAACACGTGTTTCGACATttccgattgaactcaatgtaacttATATAAGCAtgtgattggatcaaaacataaagtaaatcaaatttataccgtacaatcataacgtattatatgtgacctgactcatacatagaaaacgtaacacATGTAACGGAAAAGTTGACACGTATAATTAAAAaagattaattagagcttttgaaaaaaaaaacggaaaAAAGAAACTCTGATTTGACTCCACTTGATTcgaaacaaattttacaaaacattaataaaataagcacgaaaacatattatatttgacctgactcgtttcccAAAATAGCTTGCGTCAAAAGATacaccaacttgaatttataccgaaacgtacataaaaatatgtatCTAAAAATGGTTTTCTTATaggaaaacgtattatatttgacctagcTCGTTTTCATAAAAAGTTTACGTTGAAACGTAGAGCAAATTAAATTCATACCAACACATACATAAAAAAATGCacgtaaaaatattttttttaagtaaaggagGTATAAgggtaaactcgaaacaaattattaATAGAAAGCTTAATAGGTTAAATACGTTCATAAAATCATGCCAAGTAGCACTAATGCCACACCATTGCCAGCAGCCACCAACATcagaaaagctcgtaaaaataaaataaataaaaaaggaatAAATAACATCGAACGAAAAACAGACGTAAAATtgttgaaccacgcacacccaTTGCGTCATGTTAATGCAAAAGTTAGACGTAatgtaaaacgtagaaaataataactaagtccatcTGGGACCTCCGCGTTGCGATAAACTTgtcaaacggagaaaaatagacgcgttgcAACGGGGCCTgtcaaattaaaaaaatagaCGAAAAAACATTGAACCCTCatgcacgttgcggcgtgttgaCTCGCAATAAAACGAAAAACTAGTGAAAGATAAAAGTATGTGGGACTAAAGTTGAACAGAAAAAAAATGTTTgtgttaaattgtaaaagatgaaaagtttgaaggttaaaagtaaaaaaattcaaaaaggttaaattgtaaaagataagAAACTTATAggtaaaaagttataaaattaagtttttttttttttttttgtaaaagataAGAAACTTATAGGTAAAAAGTgaaaaattaagttttttttttttttgttgtaaaaGATAAGAAACTTATAGGTAAAAAGTgaaaaattaagtttttttttttgggaagcACCCTATGCATAGGGTACAAATATATGAAACAACAACATGTTTTTTATTTATAGTAaaaggttaaattgtaaaagataagaaaattataggtaaaaagttataaaattaagtttctttttttttttgtaaaagataAGAAACTTATAGGTAAAAAGTGaaaaattaagggttttttttttttttttttgttgtaaaaGATAAGAAACTTATAGGTAAAAAGTgaaaaattaagttttttttttttggaagcaCCCTATGCATAGGGTACAAATATATGAAGCAACAacatgttgcttatttatagtgtgGTAATATTAATAAGATACTAAATATAATAACTGAAATACCAGATTAACTTGAACTATTAAATCTAAATATTATACAGAGTTATTTTGAGGTACTAAATTGTTGATGTCAAAACAGATATTACATCACTAAtttaaatat
It encodes:
- the LOC110926705 gene encoding patellin-3, which gives rise to MSPEKETLEISPPSPPPPPPEMDQETPLSLPLILTSKETIFSPPHPPPQQLTETPEKPTNHIPQSMVSFKEESNMIKDLSHLETLSLNELKLMVQEAIANKDSTFTPNPDQPTSEISIWGIPLFKDERTDVILLKFLRAREFKVKDSFIMLKNTFLWRKAFSIDDLVDENFNNDLEKVVFNHGFDKEGHPVCYNVYGEFQDKELYNKTLTDEEKRTSFLKWRVQFLERSIRKLDFRPGGVNTIFQVSDLKNSPGPGKRELRLATKQALQVLQDNYPEFVAKQVFINVPWWYLAFYSMMSPFMTQRTKSKFVFASPAKTAETLFKYVGPEHVPIQYGGLSVDYCDCNPEFTIDDPAAVVTVKPATKQTVEIIVNEKCTIVWELRVVGWEVSYSAEYVPNDETNYTINIQKPKKMTAIDEPVISQSFKIKELGKILLTIDNPTSKKKTLLYRFKVDPLLE